In Primulina huaijiensis isolate GDHJ02 chromosome 6, ASM1229523v2, whole genome shotgun sequence, a single window of DNA contains:
- the LOC140979404 gene encoding uncharacterized protein isoform X3, with the protein MLIPLSSQWKSGSCRILCTGEDMTSIALRNPGSWLLGIWGHKGGCTACSNRIQCFVGYSNHDSQLLRASSLLANRRRVRDSPALSAGKLENTSEDDDETRDSDEEENDDVPIFQVNSDMIRDNLERIVGTDDSNFSGIDLATLIRNKYGRSYDVQLIKKEFMGRNLLALNVMWKYMEQVCINYATCKSSNRSLTELFEPKIFRKTLCTTPGFYPCSALPEPLLNRIISIQN; encoded by the exons ATGCTCATTCCTCTATCTTCACAGTGGAAGTCGGGGAGTTGTCGAATTCTCTGCACGGGTGAG GATATGACGAGTATTGCGTTGAGAAATCCGGGGTCTTGGTTGCTGGGAATCTGGGGGCATAAGGGAGGTTGTACTGCTTGTAGCAACAGGATTCAATGTTTTGTTGGGTATTCGAATCATGACTCTCAGCTACTCAGGGCCTCCAGCCTGCTTGCTAATCGGCGTCGAGTTCGTGATTCTCCAGCTCTTTCTGCTGGTAAATTAGAAAATACGAGTGAAGATGACGATGAAACTCGGGACAGTGACGAAGAAGAAAATGATGACGTACCT ATTTTCCAGGTAAATAGCGACATGATAAGAGATAATCTTGAAAGAATTGTTGGAACGGATGACTCCAATTTTAGCGGGATAGATCTGGCAACTCTTATAAGGAATAAATATGGGAGATCATATGACGTTCAATTAATCAAGAAG GAGTTCATGGGCAGGAATCTCCTTGCTTTAAATGTAATGTGGAAGTATATGGAGCAG GTATGTATCAATTATGCAACGTGCAAATCGAGCAATCGAAGTTTGACAGAACTTTTTGAACCCAAAATATTTCGAAAAACTTTATGTACCACCCCGGGCTTCTATCCATGTAGcgccttacccgagccactgcTAAACAGAATAATAAGCATACAAAATTAA